The following coding sequences lie in one Thalassoglobus polymorphus genomic window:
- a CDS encoding sulfatase family protein — protein MRTWILLVGILFPSVASAEQGPNILFIMSDDHAAHGISAYGSRLAEIAPTPNIDRLANEGALFTNAFCTNSICSPTRACVLTGQYNHVNGAFDLSGKVEPGDQMLPIQMRKAGYQTAMIGKWHLKVEPADFDYYCVLPGQGEYHNPKFRIRGDKPWGKNTIQFDNKHVTDAITDLTLDWLKTGRDPDKPFFLMHHYKAPHDYFDNAARYESYLADVEIPEPDTLWTRHEDFGSIATRGANDELIPHIGTSIGSRNPRRSYLRDLPSMYPAEFPDNYNPANYSDEENTRLTYNAYLKKYLRCVKGIDDNLGRLFAYLEETGQIDNTVIIYTGDQGFMLGEHDYQDKRWMYEESQQMPFLVRYPKTVKAGQRFDTIIENVDYAPTMLDFAAAEIPKSVQGRSFKSLLETGKEAKDWKQEAYYRYWMHMVHHDNPAHVGIRTKSHKLIYYYGCNYDGGYQTPPGWELYDLVNDPHETRNIYHDPQNTELVLNLKQALAETRKRVGDDGTHYPECEAIIQEFWDYDAADQAKAREISHQFLKRRLAELEAGLRNVQTHKGRSSD, from the coding sequence CGCATGGAATTTCCGCCTATGGAAGTCGACTTGCGGAAATCGCTCCTACTCCAAACATTGATCGTTTGGCGAATGAGGGCGCTCTGTTTACGAATGCGTTCTGCACAAATTCAATTTGCTCACCCACAAGAGCTTGCGTGCTGACCGGTCAATACAACCACGTCAACGGAGCGTTCGACCTCAGTGGGAAAGTCGAGCCAGGCGACCAGATGCTTCCCATTCAGATGCGGAAGGCTGGTTACCAAACGGCAATGATCGGAAAGTGGCATCTGAAAGTTGAACCGGCTGATTTCGACTACTACTGCGTTCTTCCCGGACAGGGCGAATACCACAATCCTAAGTTTCGCATCCGCGGCGACAAGCCTTGGGGGAAGAACACAATTCAGTTCGACAACAAACATGTGACTGATGCCATTACCGATTTGACTCTGGATTGGCTCAAGACAGGTCGTGATCCGGACAAGCCGTTCTTCCTGATGCATCATTACAAGGCTCCGCACGATTATTTCGACAATGCAGCGAGGTACGAATCGTATTTGGCGGATGTCGAGATCCCGGAGCCAGATACCCTTTGGACTCGTCATGAGGACTTTGGATCAATCGCGACACGCGGTGCGAATGACGAACTGATTCCCCACATCGGAACGTCGATTGGTTCAAGAAATCCAAGGCGGTCCTATCTGCGAGACCTGCCGAGCATGTACCCCGCTGAGTTTCCGGATAACTATAACCCAGCGAACTATAGTGACGAGGAGAACACGCGACTCACTTACAATGCCTACTTGAAAAAATATCTGCGGTGTGTGAAGGGCATCGACGACAATCTCGGTCGGTTGTTCGCATATCTTGAAGAGACGGGACAGATCGACAACACCGTAATCATTTATACCGGCGACCAGGGCTTCATGCTGGGAGAGCATGATTACCAGGACAAACGTTGGATGTATGAAGAGTCGCAACAAATGCCGTTTCTAGTCCGATATCCGAAGACCGTCAAAGCGGGGCAACGATTCGATACGATTATCGAAAACGTTGATTACGCTCCGACGATGCTTGATTTCGCAGCTGCTGAGATCCCGAAATCTGTTCAGGGACGCTCCTTCAAGTCACTTCTGGAGACAGGAAAAGAAGCGAAAGACTGGAAGCAAGAAGCTTATTATCGGTATTGGATGCACATGGTTCACCATGACAACCCGGCACATGTCGGCATCCGTACGAAAAGTCATAAGCTCATTTACTATTACGGCTGTAATTACGACGGCGGTTACCAAACTCCACCTGGCTGGGAGTTATACGATCTGGTGAATGATCCCCATGAGACTCGGAACATCTACCACGATCCCCAAAACACGGAACTCGTACTCAATCTCAAACAGGCTCTTGCGGAGACTCGCAAACGAGTCGGCGACGACGGGACTCATTATCCCGAGTGCGAAGCAATCATTCAGGAGTTTTGGGACTACGACGCAGCCGACCAAGCCAAAGCTCGTGAGATCTCTCATCAATTTCTCAAGCGGCGTTTAGCAGAACTCGAGGCAGGCCTTCGCAATGTTCAAACTCACAAAGGTCGATCGTCGGATTGA